The genomic stretch AACGCCGATGAGGATGATGAGTACTACTGGACACGCGTAACGCTCGCCAGCCACGAGCACACTTTTGGCCGCTATGGAGCGACGCAGGACTTTGCCGGCCGCCGGTTAGATATTCACCTGCTGCGCAATATTGCGTCGGTGGAGATTGAATTCGCTTTCCCGTGGCCAGATTTCGACTCCCTATCGGGGATCTGGCAGAATGATGATTCCAGCGCGACGCCAACCATTACGGTGACGCTTCGGGACGTGCCGGCTATCCGCAGCGTTCAAGGCCCGGATGGCGAACCGGTTCCGTTCAGCTACATGTACCCGACCGCCACTATTGCTGTGGGGCACAGCGGCCACTATTCCGTCCTGTTTGAACCGCAGCGTGTGGAGCCACGCGGAGCGGCAACGCCTGCCGAGATGCGTCTTGTCTCCGCCTATCCCAATCCGTTCAATTCGCAAATAACGCTTGAGATTGAGTGCTCCGGCGCGGTCAGGCAGGCCATTCGGATATACGACATTACGGGACGAGCGGTTAAGACAGTGGAAGTGGCATTGAATCCGGGCGTGCAGCGCGTGATGGTGTCGGGCGAGGGGCTGGCTTCGGGAGTCTACTTTGTGGCGACCGGAAGGAATGGTCAGTCACCTCTGAAAATTGTTCTGCTGAAATAGGCAATTACGGCGCGGGCGGGTTGTGAGACCCGCCCGCGCAGCGTCTACACTATGGCATGGGCCGTCCGGAAGGCTCCTCGTAAGGGGGGCCTTCCCTTCTCTGACCTTCTTCACCAGAAGGTTTGCGGCGGAAATCCTGAGCGATGTGGCCGATCTTGTCCAGAAGTTCGGGCAAGCTTTCTACAACCCAATCGAACCGTGAATGCTTGGGCGTAATCAGCAGAGCGCGCTTCTCATCCACGACGAGAAATCCGATCGGGGTAATTGAGATGCCGCCACCGCCGCCGCCACCGCCGCCTGCTCCATTTTCGCCGGGTTTCTCGCCGCCGCCCGCCCCGGCTCCGAACCCGAGAGCTACCTTCATGACCGGAAGAATCGTGGTCGAACCGTTCTGGATGGGCTCCCCAACGACGGTCTTGGTAGAGATGATGTCCCGCATGTTACGCATGAGGGCATCGAGGATTTCAGTAGCACCGGAATTTGCCATGATAATGTTCCTGTTTTTGTAAGTGGAAAGATATGGATAAACCGTCGGTATAGTCAGGCAAAGGCTCGTCTCCACAGAAAGCCGGTGAGCACCGCCAGGGCGCGCACCGGAACGACACTGACTTCCACCCGATACGTAAACTGCGGCACGTTGCCGGACCAGTCCGCCTCCACCGAGACCGGCCACTCCGGCGGCAGGGCACCAATCGCGGCGCAGGCCATCCCGTAAGCCACTCCCGTCCATGCGGGATCAGGCGATGCAATCACAATGTGGAGCCGGTGAACCCGTATGCGCAGGATGTGGAGTATGCGGATGACTGTGTCCAGCGTGGTCCTCAAGTCATTGAGGCGGAAGCCTTCATCTTGAGACCTCTGTTTACTCCGTAAACCGCGCAGTTTGCCCGCAAGATCCTGCCATATGCTCTTCCTCTTGGATACCTCTTGCTTCTCGTACTTCTGCCTCATCCTGCGCCGCGCACGCTCGATGATCGGCTTGGGGACAGGAATATGCAGTCCGGCAAGGATGAGATACCAGCGACGGACTCCGGCGGCGGATGCGACCTCCATGCCGAGAGGCAAGAGCAGCACGGCCAGCAAGATCAGCAGCAGTATGGCAAGGGTAATCCACATCACTCAAGCAGCCGGTGAATGCGGCTGACCGATTCGAACGCCAGACGCTCGGTGTGCACAAAGTCAGGCCAATACATAGTGGCATTCGGCGAATGAATGTAACGGCAGGGCACCGACACCACCCCCGTCAGCACGCCCGCGCGGGTCTGATGAATGGCGCCGCCGTCGGTACCGCCGTAAATCGGCATCTTAATCTGATACGGCACACCGGCGCGTTCGGCGCAATCAAACAGGAATTCGGACATGCGGCGCGGAACAATCATGCTCGAGTCGATCACGGAAATCACCGGGCCTTTGCGCTGGCTGCACGGGCGGCGGTCCGCCGGAACTCCGGGGAAATCCGAGCCGATGGTCCCTTCGAAGGCCAGCGCCACTTGAGGATCGATGCCGAACGCGGCCACCTTCGCACCACGCAGCCCCAGTTCTTCCGACGTCGAGAAGCTGGCATAGACCGTTAGCGGAGTCTTGATCTTGCCGTCGGCAAGGGCTTTGAGCAGGCCGATGACGATGGTGCATCCGGCGCGGTCATCGAAGGCCTTGCCCATAAAGTGATCCGGCGCGAATTCGAAAAACGGATCGTCGAGCACTCCTACATCACCAACGCGCACACCGCGCGCTGCGGCATCTTCGAAAGATAACGCGCCAATATCGATGAAATAATCTTCCGCGGCAATGGGCTTCTTCCGCTGCTCATCGGAGAGGACATGAGGGGGAGACATACCGATGGTACCGTGATAGAAGCCGCCGTCCCGTTTGCGCAGTTTAACGCGATGGCTGGGGAAGATCCGGTCATCCCATCCGCCGATCTTAGCAAACTTGAGAAAGCCGTGCTCATCGATGTACCTGACCATAACACCCACTTCATCCGTATGCGCATCAAGCATCAGCTTCTTCTTGCTGCTGCCCTTGCGCAGGCATATCAGGTTTCCGGTGGCATCTTCCCACATATCATCCACCAGCGGACGTACCAAGTCGGTAATACAGGCGCGAACATCATCTTCATGCCCTGAGGGGCCGAAGGCATCACTGAGAAGATGCAGAATGTCGAGCGACGAAGGAAAGGCTTTGCGTGCCATAATGTACCGTTACCTCAGAGTCTTGTCAAGTTCTTTTAGCCGTGCAGCCAGCACGGGATCGTTCGATGCAGCCAATCGCCGGCGCACGGCCTCAAGGTCCCGTTTCTCGAGGACCTTCGATGCCGCAAACACCGCCGCCGCCTGCACACGCGGATTATCGGATTTCAGGGCGGCCCGCACCACAGGCGCCAGCCGCCGTACATTCTTCTTCAGGCTATCTACCGCCGCCCACCTCTCCCCCATCTTCTTCACGGACGCCAGAAGGGCCTCCTGCCGCTGAGGTGTCGCGGCGCGGAATTCGCGGTCGACCACGGGAATCGCCGCTGGACTCTGCGCGCCAAGCGCAATGATGGCCGCACTGCTCACGGTAAAAAGAGTGTCGGTGAGGCGCGGGATGATCGCCTCGAACACGCGCGGATTCCGAAGTTTGCCAAGGCTCACCGTGGCGCCGATCCGTTCCCGCTCGACCTTGCTTGCGCTGTAGCGCAGAACGGTCGAGGTGGCGGACGTGTCGCCGATGTCGCCCAGAGCATACAGAAGGGTGGGGCGCAAAAACGCGTAGGTTTCGTCGGGAATCTTGGAGATGAGCGCCTTCACCGCGCCGCGATACTTCATCTCACCCAAGGTTGTAATCGCCGTTCGCCGCGTGCCCCGGTCCTTGGAATCCAAGGCGGCAATGAGATACGGCGCAGCGGAATCGGGATGAGCCTTGTAGAGTTCGACAATGGCACGGCGTTCAAGACCGTCCATGGTATTCAGCTTGTGCGCCGCGACCCAAGGGATCGCTTCCCGCCATTTGGCTTCAAGGGACATTCTGCCGCGCTTCACACGTTCACGGTAGTCCGTGACTTCCCATAGCGCGGCGTCGTGGAAGATCTGCTCCACCGTGCGCTGAGTGTCCGCGGGAACAAGCGTGATCGTGATGGGGGCTTCGCGCGGACGAACCGGGCTGCGCGGGACGTCATAGCCGACGCCGTACAAACCGAGAAACCAGACAGTGGAATCGCTCTTCATGGGATCGGAGTAGACGTCGTGCCCGCCCGCATCCACAAATACACCCATGTTTCCGAAGCCGCGTGCCTCGGCAGTTCCACCTTCGCCCAAGGCGGATACGGTTACATGGTAATCGTCATTTCCACCGCCATCGAGGAACAGCGCCGCGCTGTTGTTGATCGCCATGCCGTGCCCGCCGGAAAGCAGATACTGGTCATCGCCGCTATGATCATAGAGCAAACCCACCGCCAGATCATGCGCGCCGCCCTGGCCGGGACCGTACCGCGAAATGTAATGATCGTCGCCGGCGCCATCTTCCAGCACGCCCGCCGCAAGGTGAATGCCCGCGCCCTGGCAATACTGCGATGTTGAGTAGGCGTCGCTGCCGGAATCGTCGAGCAGGCAGCCGAGGCTGTACCAATATCCAACTCCCTGACCATAGATTTCGGCATCGTAGAAGTCATTTCCGCTCAGATCATGCAGCAAGGCAAATCCGCCTCCGCCGCGTGGACGTGAACCTGTAGCGAACCCCTGAGCATATGAATTGTAATCTTCAGGCCTCAGCGGCAGATCGTTCTCCAATCCGCCGGCCCGATACAGGTCGTTGCCCGCGCCATCCACCAGCGCCGCTGCGCCGAATGTGGAGGCGAATCCCTGCCCGTACTCTCCGAGGTCGTAAACATCGCGGCCTTCTCCATCGGCCAACACCGCCATGCCGCACGCCGCCGCACCTTGGGCAAACATCTGGGCGCGATAGGTGTCGTTGCCGCTCTTGTCGAAGAACAGCGCGGCTCCGCAGAAGGCAGCCCCCTGGCTGAAGGAACCCGCGCGGTACTCGTCATTACCGCCCAGATCTACCAAGCCACCGAAACCCAAGATGCCGCAGGCCTGATCGCAACTCTTTCCCGAAATGTAGAGATCGTTTCCGGAATAATCGATGACCGCTGCAACCGGATGGCTGAGTACGCCGACGCCGCACCCGACGCGGGACAGATAGCGATCATCGCCGCCCACATCCAGTATGGCCGCAAAGTCGCCGCTATAGGTATTCGTTCCGTCCCCGCCGATGACAAACGTGCCGTAGGGAGTCTGCCGCGTTGCCAGCACATTTCCTTCTACACCCGCCACTTTCAGAGGCTTCTTCGGAGGTGCAACTGCCGGGGTTTTCTGAGCAGTCAAAGAGACGCCGCGCGCGAAGGCATAGGTGGCGGCGGAGAGCGCCTGCCGGTCAACGAGAGCAAGAAGCGTCAACACGCTGTCGGCATCCACTTTCTGCGTCGTGTCCACGGGCAAACCGAAGGACCTGTGCAACGCGCCCTTCAGTGAATCCTGCGCCGGAAGTTCGCTGTTGCGAAACCACAGCGGCAATGCCACCAGAAAGGATTGCTGCTGCGCGTGGGACAGCCGTGAAAAGGCTTGAGTGCGGTAGCGTTCCGTCAGCGCAAAGGCGCTGAGCAGCGGCTCGAAAGGATCTGAAGATGGAGCCAGCGCCAGCGCGGAGTCGATACTGCGGCAGACCTCTTCCGGGCAGCGCGCGGACAAAAAAGCCGCCATGTCATTGACATGCGCGGCGTCGGCAATTCCGGACGGGATGCTGCTGGAAAACTCGTGGGTGACTCGATACGCCGCCAGCGGAGACTGCAACGCCTCGCGAATCTTGGGAAGAAGAAACGTGTCGTCTTCGGCCCAGATGCGGTCGGATACGAAATCCGATTCATGCAAGCCGATGAAGCTGAGGGCGGTGTCCAGATCGGCGGAATGAAAATCCGTCTGCGCGGATACACAGAACGCCGCACAGAGCAGCGCCGTCAGAAGGGCAAGAGATTTGAAGAGCATGTTCGCGAGAAGTTGGATGTAACTGCTCGAGGTGTGCCGCAAACGTCCTCAGGGTCGCGTCTGGGGACGAAGACTCACAACCAGAAGAGAGCGGCCGGCGCGCTGGAACAACTGCACCACGGGCTCCACCGGCAAGTTCGACAGACTGTGAAAGCCGTCCGCCGTCAGCAGGCGATTGCGGAACGGCCAGCGGACGCCGCGCAGCGCGCATGGGCCCGCCTTGGGAAATGCAAACCATGACAACGTGTGACCGCGCGGCACGGCAAATTCACGCTCCACCCGGCCACGTAAGGGCATCACCAGCACATCATCGGTAATCAACTCCACTTCTACTCCCCGCACCCGAAACGCAAAGGTGAGGGATGACAGTACATGGTCGGTGCGCGCACCGGAGAATCCTGCGACCAGAACATTTCGGCATCCTAGTCCGCGACAGAACTCCATCCCCTTGGCCATGTCCGGCGACTCCTGCGACAGCAGCTTGCGCACGGCCGAGCCGTTCTCCCGCGCCCACGCCAAGGACTGAGGAGTCGCTGAGTCCAGATCACCAGCCACCCAATCGGGAGCTGTCTTGTACCGGAAAAGAGCATTCACGCCGCCATCGAGCGCAATCAGCAGCCCGGAGCGTTTGCGCAATTGACTGAAGAGTCTGCGCGAGATGGGTGCACCATTGGCCACAAGCAGCGCATCATAATGGTCGCGCAAAAGGTTCAGGCCATATGGCGCCAAAGGTTCAGGCATAGAGCCCGCGAAGTTCGGCAGCACGCGACACGCGCTGAATGCCGACGATGAAGGCTCCGATGCGCAGGCTGACGTTGAATTGCTGGGCGGTAGCGTAGACTGAATCAAAGGCTTTGTTCACGATCCGCTCAAGGTCCTCGTTGACCTTCTCCTCTGTCCAGTAGTATCCCATGCGGTTCTGCACCCATTCAAGATAACTGACCGCCACACCGCCCGCATTGCAGAGAATATCGGGAATGATGAATACTCCCTTCTGATCGAGAATCTTGTCCGCGGTGTGATCGAGCGGGCCATTGGCGCCCTCGGCGATATAACGGGCGCGGACCTTGGCCGCATTGCGTCCCGTGATCACCAGTTCCAGCGCGCAAGGCGACAGCACATCCACATCCAATTCCAACAGGTCTTCAGGCTTCTTGAGCTGTTTTGCCAGACCGGTGCTCTCAAAACCTTTCAGTCCGCCATGGTCCCGCGCGTATTTCTGTGCTTCCCGGATGTCAATTCCCTTGGGGCCGTAAAACGCGCCGAACACATCGGAGATCCCCTGCACCACGCAGCCGTCGTCATGCAGCAGCAGCGCGGCATTACTGCCGACATTGCCGAAGCCCTGCACGGCAACCGTGAGGCCTTTCATCTGTTCGCCTTTAGCGGCTACGGCACGGCGAAGATTAAACAGCAGGCCGCGCGACGTTGCCAGCACACGCCCCTGGCTGCCACCGATCTCCAGCGGCTTGCCCGTCACTACAGCGGGAACATAGTCCTTGCCGCGATGCATCGAATAGGTATCCATGAACCAGGCCATGATCTGCGGCGTGGTGTTTACGTCGGGAGCGGGCACATCACGATCCGGACCGAAAATATCTTCCAGTTCCGCGAAGTAGCGGCGCGACAGCCGCTCCATTTCCCCAACACTAAGCTTGGATGGATCCACAATAATTCCACCTTTGCCGCCGCCCATGGGAATATCCACCACAGCGCATTTGTAAGTCATCCAGAAGGCCAGCGCCTTGACTTCATCCAGCGTCACATTCTGATGAAACCGCACGCCGCCTTTGGCCGGGCCGCGCATGATATTGTGCTGCACCCGGTAGCCGACAAACGTCTGAATGGAACCGTCATCCATGCGTACAGGCAGTGTCACTTCCGTAATACGCCTCGGCTGACGAATCATCGCCACCTGACTGGGCGTCAGCTTCAAAATCATTGCCGCTTCGTCGAACTGCGCCATGGCGTTGTCGAAGGCGGAAGCATTCTGCACGCCTTCGGTACGCTGCAAATAGCCGCGCGACAGCTCATTCACGGTCTTGTCGTGGTTTTCCGCCGCCTGCCTGATGGCAGTACGTGACGAACGGGACTTCTTAACGGGAGGCTTCGTAGACTTTGGCATACGATTCTGCGGGTTGGGTGAACTGCTCTGCCACTAATGGCAATAGTGCACAGGACAAAAGATAAGGATTTGCCTGCTCCAACGCAAGCGATTTCAGCGGATTACTTCACATCATGCGAAGCCAGGAGAGCATCGAGCGGGCAGGTGCTCCATCCCTGCGGTAAGAGGCATACAGCGGGTTCGTCGCTGTACAGGGCGGACGGGCCGGAATCCGTGATGGATTAAGACCTGCTTCGAGCAAGTCGACCATAATTGCCGCCACTAAGTCCAGATAGGTGCAGTCATCCTGATGCCACACAACCTGCTGCCCAAACCGTACGGCAAATTCCTCCGCTACCAAAAGCGAGACTTCATAGGCCTGAGTGCAAATCGTCGGGCCGATGGCCACGTGCACATTGCCGGGAATCGAGCCGAACTCCTTGGACATAGCTTGTAGGGTCTTCCCCGCGACCCCCGCCAGAATGCCGCGCCGCCCGGCATGGGCCAGACCAATGGCGTGGTTTTTGGGGTCGGCAAAGAAGACAGGCGCGCAGTCCGCGTGCAATGTGGTCAGCGTCAGGCCGCGCTCGTTGGTGATCAGGGCATCGGTGCCGCTGACTCGGGTTTCCCGGTCCAGTATCCCCCGACCAGCGTCCTTCATGGTCACGCGGTACACCTCCGCCCCGTGCACCTGATCGGCCCCCACGGCAAATCGCGGATCCAGCCCCACAATCTCAAAGTAGCGGCGGCGGTTTTGGACAATTTCGTCCGGCAACTGGCCGTTCCATGACATGCTGCCGTCCCGCTTAAGGGAGATTCCGCCCGGAAATCCTGCAAGATCCTCAAAGGGCTGCCAGTTGGCCTCTGTTGACGGCGGTTGCATGTTTTCCGGCGATGTCGTATCTTGCTCTAATACTTTGGAGGACATGGTTATGCCCTATAAGGCTTTGGATTACTACCAGATTACTGATTTGCTCTCAGAAGAAGAGCGGATGGTGCAGGAAACCGTTCGTGACTTTGTCACGGATAACCTGATGCCCATTATCGAACACTGCAACCGTGACGCGCGCTTTCCCAAGGAACTGATTCCGAAGCTTGCGGAGTTGGGCCTGCTGGGCGCTCCCTATCCCGAAAAATATGGCTGCGCGAATTTGGGCGCGATCGCCTATGGTCTGATCAATCAGGAACTCGAGCGCGGCGACTCCGGGATGCGTTCCTTTGTATCCGTGCAGACCGGGCTCGTCATGTACCCGATCTACGCTTTCGGCACCGATGCTCAGAAGGATTACTGGCTGCCGCTCCTGGCTCGCGGCGAGAAGATCGGCTGCTTCGGGCTCACAGAGCCGGATTTCGGTTCCAATCCCGGCGGCATGCTGACGCGCGCCGAGGACAAGGGCAGCCACTATCTTCTGAACGGCTCCAAAGCGTGGATTACCAGCGGCACCGTGTCAGACGTCGCCATTATCTGGGCCAAGCTCGATGGCGAGATCCGCGGCTTTATTGTGGATACCAAGAGCGAAGGTTTCTCCGCGCCGGAAATCAAGAACAAGTTCTCGCTGCGCGCCAGTGTAACCTCGGACCTGATTCTTCAGGGTGTGGAAGTTCCCAAGGAGAATATCTTTCCCACTGTCAAAGGCCTCAAGGGGCCGCTGTCGTGCCTGACACAGGCCCGCTACGGTATTGCCTGGGGAGCGATGGGAGCGGCGCAAGCAGTTTACGACGAGGTGCTGCAATACAGCCTGTCGCGCATCCAGTTCGACAAGCCCATCGCCAGCTTCCAACTCGTGCAAAACAAACTGGCGTGGATGGCGACCGAAATTACCAAAGGGCAGTTGCTCGCCTATCGTCTCGGACAACTGCGGCAGGCGGGGAAACTGCGCCCGCAGCACGTGTCCATGGCCAAGCGCAATAATGTGGGCATGGCGCTGGAGATTGCACGCGTAGGCCGGGACATCTTAGGCGCGAACGGAATCTCCAGCGAGTACCATACCTTCCGCCACATGAACAATCTCGAATCCGTCAATACCTATGAAGGCACCTTCGATATTCACACGCTGATTATCGGCGAAGACCTGACGGGCATTCCGGCCTATGTGTGATTTACAAGCGGCGTGTTGCACAGCTTGCTGTGGGATTACGTGTCGAGGTCCAGCGCCTTCAGCACCTCCACCGCCATTTCGAACTTGTTGAAGGGCGGCATAAGGTAAGCACCCTGCGCCATGGGCTTCATGGCGTGGAGCAGAGTCTGAGCGATTTCCACACCGACACGCGGGCCTTCTGTGCCGGAATCGGCCATCCTTTTGCGGATCGGTTCCGGCACAAACATGTCCGGGATTTCATTGTGAATGAATTCCGCGTGCTTGGCACTGCGCAGCGGCATGATGCCCACAAAGACGGGAATCTTGCAGAAGCCGGAAATGTCGTTGCGGAACTTCTCGAGAGTCGCGGCATCGAATAGCGGCTGCGTGAACGCGAACTGCGCGCCGGCATCCATCTTCTTGCGGAAGCGGTCATACTCGAGTTCCAGATTGGTCGCCGTGGGATTGACGCCCACTCCCAGCAGAAAGCGCGTGTTCTCTTCCATCTCGCGGCCCGTGAGGTCCCGCCCGGCATTCAACTGCGTCACCAGCTTGGAAAGACCGATGGAATCCAATTCGAACACACCCTTGGCAAAGGGATAATCTCCGACGGCAGTGGGGTCTCCCGTCACCGCCAGAATGTTGAGCACCCCGAGGGCGTGAGCACCGAGTAACTCCGATTGCAGCGCCAGAGCGTTGCGGTCGCGGCAGGAGATGTGCAGCAGCACTTCCGCACCGGCGTCGCGGTGCACCAGATGTGCCATGGCCAGCGCGCTTAAGCGCGAACGCGCCAGAGGGGAATCGGCGACATTGATCAGATCCACGCCGTGGGATTTCAGCATCTGCGCACTGCGGATGAACGGCTCGGCGTTGAAGCCGCGCGGCGGATCGATTTCCACCGAAATCTGAAAGCGTTTGCCGAGGTTGGCGCGGAAATCGCTGCGCGGCACGTGCGTTGTGACGGAGTGCGTCAAGCGCTCTTCATCAGGATCATGCAGCAGCGCGCCGTGCACCGTCACGCGGCGTTTGCCCTTGACCGCTTCGGCCACCGCGCGGATATGCTCCGCAGTGGTTCCGCAGCATCCGCCGACAATTGAAACACCGGCGTCGACGAAGCGCCGCGCGTAATCGGCAAAATACTGCGGCGACGCAAGGTAAATATACCGTCCTCCCACCACACGCGGCAAGCCTGCGTTGGGCTGGGCGGAGAGCGGGATTCCGTCGCCCATCCGCTCGATGACATCCAGAATCGGCTGCGGTCCTACGGAGCAATTAGCGCCGATTGCATTGGCGCCGAATTCGGCCAAGGCTCGACGCACTTCCGACGGTTTGTCCCCCACCAGGGTTTTCCCGTCTTCGGTGAAGGTCATTGACGCAATCACCGGCAGGTCACACAGTTCGCGGATCGCTCCAATGGCCTCGCGGATTTCCGCAAGGCTCGACATGGTTTCCACGACGAACAGATCCACGCCGCCTTCAAGCAGTCCTGCGATCTGAGTTCGAAAAGCCTCCCGGGCGTCGGACAGGGACAAGGTGCCGATGGGCTCGAGCACGCGATTAAGCGGACCAATGGAACCTGCGACGAAGACCGAGTCTCCTGCCGCACGGCGCGCGATCTGTGCCCCGACGCGGTTGATCTGACGGACGCGCTTCTCGAAGCCATGCTCGGCAAGCCGCAAGGCACTGGCGCCGAAGGTGTTCGTTTCGATCAGATCCGCTCCGGCGGCGATGTACTCGCGATGCAGAGCTTCAACGACTTCCGGATCGGATTCGTTCAGTTCCTCAAAGCAGGAGCGATAGGAGTAACCGCGCGAGTAGAGAGCGGTTCCCGTCGCGCCATCGGCCACGAGGACATCGTTCTGGATGCGGTCCAGGAAGCTGCGGGATTTAGAAGTGGACATAATTCGATTTGAGATCCCCGATAAGCCAGCGCGGGATCGACGGAACTTTTTGCGGTCGCTGCGCGATTAATAATACTGTGCCCAGTTGATCTTACTGGGACTGAATTCATGAACATTTCCCACCATCAGCTAAAACCATAATCATCAGGAGGAAAGATGTCCGTACAAGTCGCCAAGCCCGCCCCGAAATTTATGATGGACGCTTTGCACGGCGAGGACTTTACTAAAGTATCGCTGGAGGATTACAAAGGAAAGTGGCTGGTTCTGTTTTTTTACCCGCTGGATTTCACCTTCGTCTGCCCCACCGAGATCAAGGCGTTCTCCCAGGCGTATGAAGAGTTCACCAAGCGCGGCGCCGATATCCTCGGCTGCTCGGTAGACAGCACGCATAGCCATAAGGCGTGGACGAAGGATGGTCTCGGCAAGATCCGCTTCCCCTTGCTCTCCGATTTGAATCACACGGTCAGCCGGGAATACGGTGTGCTTGACGAAGACGCCGGATTTGCCCAGCGCGGCACCTTCATTATTGACCCGGACGGCATTCTGCGCTGGAAGGTCGTGCATGACACCGGCATTGGCCGCAACATCGAAGAGGTGCTGCGCGTGCTGGATGCTCTTCAGGCGGGTGGCCTTTGCGCCGCCAACTGGAGAGCCGGCGAAAAACTTATAAACGCATAAACCTCAGACGCAAGCGATAGGGTTTGAAGCGCGGCAAAGATATTTGCCGCGCTTTTTTCCATGTCCTAAATCACGACGTTCTCGCCGCGCGTCACATAGCCCTGCTCGTGTAACACCAGATGGCTGGCCGGGACCGCAGGGTCGTGCTCGAAAACCGCAATCCACCGCTCATCCGCGGCCTGCTTCAGATACTTTTTCTTTTCTTCGAGAGTCGTCAGCGGAAAAAGATCATACCCCATAATGTAGGGCAGAGGCACATGGGCCGACATGGGAATCAGATCGGCGGCAAACCAGATCGTTTTGTCATCGGACTGAATGGTCACCATCTGCATGGCGGGCGTATGGCCATCCACCATGATGAGCTTGATTCCGGGGAAGATTTCGGTGTCGCCATCGATGAGGTTCAGCAGACCGGATTCATGCACCGGCACGTAGTTGGCCGGAATGAAACTGGCGCGGTCGCGCTCTGTTGGCTTCAGCGCGTGCTCCCAATGCCGTTTCTGAACGTAGTGCTGCGCCTTGGGAAAGACCGGAACCGTTATGCCTTCGACCACACGCGTGGATCCGCCCGCATGGTCGAAATGCAGGTGGGTGTAGATGACATCCGTGATCTCTTGGGGTTTCACGCCGCGGACCTTC from bacterium encodes the following:
- a CDS encoding acyl-CoA dehydrogenase family protein gives rise to the protein MVMPYKALDYYQITDLLSEEERMVQETVRDFVTDNLMPIIEHCNRDARFPKELIPKLAELGLLGAPYPEKYGCANLGAIAYGLINQELERGDSGMRSFVSVQTGLVMYPIYAFGTDAQKDYWLPLLARGEKIGCFGLTEPDFGSNPGGMLTRAEDKGSHYLLNGSKAWITSGTVSDVAIIWAKLDGEIRGFIVDTKSEGFSAPEIKNKFSLRASVTSDLILQGVEVPKENIFPTVKGLKGPLSCLTQARYGIAWGAMGAAQAVYDEVLQYSLSRIQFDKPIASFQLVQNKLAWMATEITKGQLLAYRLGQLRQAGKLRPQHVSMAKRNNVGMALEIARVGRDILGANGISSEYHTFRHMNNLESVNTYEGTFDIHTLIIGEDLTGIPAYV
- a CDS encoding bifunctional homocysteine S-methyltransferase/methylenetetrahydrofolate reductase; this encodes MSTSKSRSFLDRIQNDVLVADGATGTALYSRGYSYRSCFEELNESDPEVVEALHREYIAAGADLIETNTFGASALRLAEHGFEKRVRQINRVGAQIARRAAGDSVFVAGSIGPLNRVLEPIGTLSLSDAREAFRTQIAGLLEGGVDLFVVETMSSLAEIREAIGAIRELCDLPVIASMTFTEDGKTLVGDKPSEVRRALAEFGANAIGANCSVGPQPILDVIERMGDGIPLSAQPNAGLPRVVGGRYIYLASPQYFADYARRFVDAGVSIVGGCCGTTAEHIRAVAEAVKGKRRVTVHGALLHDPDEERLTHSVTTHVPRSDFRANLGKRFQISVEIDPPRGFNAEPFIRSAQMLKSHGVDLINVADSPLARSRLSALAMAHLVHRDAGAEVLLHISCRDRNALALQSELLGAHALGVLNILAVTGDPTAVGDYPFAKGVFELDSIGLSKLVTQLNAGRDLTGREMEENTRFLLGVGVNPTATNLELEYDRFRKKMDAGAQFAFTQPLFDAATLEKFRNDISGFCKIPVFVGIMPLRSAKHAEFIHNEIPDMFVPEPIRKRMADSGTEGPRVGVEIAQTLLHAMKPMAQGAYLMPPFNKFEMAVEVLKALDLDT
- a CDS encoding peroxiredoxin, producing the protein MSVQVAKPAPKFMMDALHGEDFTKVSLEDYKGKWLVLFFYPLDFTFVCPTEIKAFSQAYEEFTKRGADILGCSVDSTHSHKAWTKDGLGKIRFPLLSDLNHTVSREYGVLDEDAGFAQRGTFIIDPDGILRWKVVHDTGIGRNIEEVLRVLDALQAGGLCAANWRAGEKLINA
- a CDS encoding MBL fold metallo-hydrolase → MILGPYAVSLIESGDFKLDGGAMFGVVPKPLWSRACPADDLNRIDMTMHCLLIETADRKILVDTGCGDKDSLRFREIYGIDTHERSLLTSLKVRGVKPQEITDVIYTHLHFDHAGGSTRVVEGITVPVFPKAQHYVQKRHWEHALKPTERDRASFIPANYVPVHESGLLNLIDGDTEIFPGIKLIMVDGHTPAMQMVTIQSDDKTIWFAADLIPMSAHVPLPYIMGYDLFPLTTLEEKKKYLKQAADERWIAVFEHDPAVPASHLVLHEQGYVTRGENVVI